The Cricetulus griseus strain 17A/GY chromosome 9, alternate assembly CriGri-PICRH-1.0, whole genome shotgun sequence genome has a segment encoding these proteins:
- the C5ar2 gene encoding C5a anaphylatoxin chemotactic receptor 2 produces the protein MMNYTTGYEGDYEYDYEFYHDMSDVPVDCPTGNCFSSDVYVITLLMLYAAIFLVGVPGNAMVAWVTWKESRHRLGASWFLHLAVADLLCCVSLPFLAVPIAQKGHWPYGAAGCRLLSSVTTLCMYASVLLLTALSADLFLQAFRPSWKTSDHRKLGVRVSQVSSWMLALLLTVPSAVYHRLHQEHFPSRLVCATDYRGSLATEAAITAVRFLFGFLGPLLFMAICHGVLQRQMTRRHWALGTAVVVGFFICWTPFHILRVIITVAAPFSLLLARVLFAEPLVTGLALAHSAVNPIMFLYFGRKQLCQSLQAAYHWALRDPQDEETMVSKVSTSQEAVSEVVL, from the coding sequence ATGATGAATTATACCACCGGCTATGAAGGCGATTATGAATATGACTATGAATTTTACCACGACATGTCTGATGTCCCCGTAGACTGCCCAACTGGCAATTGCTTCTCTAGTGATGTCTACGTCATAACCCTGCTTATGCTGTATGCAGCCATCTTCCTGGTGGGTGTGCCAGGCAACGCGATGGTGGCTTGGGTGACTTGGAAAGAGTCCCGCCACAGGCTGGGGGCCTCTTGGTTCCTGCACCTGGCCGTAGCTGACTTGCTTTGCTGTGTGTCTCTGCCCTTCCTGGCTGTGCCCATCGCCCAAAAGGGTCACTGGCCATACGGGGCAGCAGGTTGCAGGCTGCTGTCTTCGGTCACCACCCTGTGTATGTACGCCAGTGTGCTGCTCCTGACCGCTCTCAGCGCTGACCTCTTCCTACAGGCTTTCAGGCCCTCCTGGAAGACTTCTGACCACCGGAAACTCGGGGTGCGGGTGTCCCAGGTCTCTTCCTGGATGCTGGCCCTGCTGCTCACGGTGCCCTCTGCAGTCTACCATAGGCTGCATCAGGAGCACTTCCCTTCCAGGCTTGTGTGTGCCACAGACTACAGGGGATCGCTCGCCACAGAGGCCGCCATCACCGCCGTTCGATTTCTTTTTGGCTTCCTGGGGCCATTGTTGTTCATGGCCATTTGCCACGGCGTCCTCCAACGGCAAATGACCCGACGTCACTGGGCACTGGGCACAGCTGTCGTGGTGGGGTTTTTCATCTGCTGGACACCTTTCCACATCCTAAGGGTCATCATTACAGTGGCTGCGCCCTTCTCCTTGCTCCTTGCCCGGGTCTTGTTTGCTGAGCCTCTGGTTACAGGCCTGGCCCTTGCTCACAGTGCTGTCAATCCTataatgtttttgtattttggaaGGAAACAACTCTGTCAGTCACTCCAGGCGGCATATCACTGGGCCCTGAGGGATCCGCAGGATGAGGAAACCATGGTGAGCAAGgtatccaccagccaggaggcgGTATCTGAGGTGGTGCTGTAG